One segment of Carya illinoinensis cultivar Pawnee chromosome 1, C.illinoinensisPawnee_v1, whole genome shotgun sequence DNA contains the following:
- the LOC122284489 gene encoding pyrophosphate-energized vacuolar membrane proton pump 1: MALLSELATEIVIPVCALVGIAFSLVQWLFVSRVKLTPERNAPSSANKNGYGDYLIEEEEGINDQNVVLKCAEIQSAISEGATSFLFTEYQYVGVFMIAFAILIFLFLGSVEGFSMKNRPCTYDSQKLCKPALATAIFSTVSFLLGGFTSVMSGYLGMKIATYANARTTLEARKGVGKAFIIAFRSGAVMGFLLAANGLLFLYIAINLFKLYYGDDWEGLFEAITGYGLGGSSMALFGRVGGGIYTKAADVGADLVGKVERNIPEDDPRNPAVIADNVGDNVGDIAGMGSDLFGSYAESSCAALVVASISSFGINHDFTAMCYPLLISSMGILVCLVTTLFATDFFEIKAVKEIEPALKKQLIISTVLMTVGIAIVSWIALPSSFTIYNFGVQKVVKNWELFLCVGVGLWAGLIIGFVTEYYTSNAYSPVQDVADSCRTGAATNVIFGLALGYKSVIIPIFAIAVGIFVSFSFAAMYGIAVAALGMLSTIATGLAIDAYGPISDNAGGIAEMAGMSHRIRERTDALDAAGNTTAAIGKGFAIGSAALVSLALFGAFVSRAAISTVDVLTPKVFIGLIVGAMLPYWFSAMTMKSVGSAALKMVEEVRRQFNTIPGLLEGHAKPDYATCVKISTDASIKEMIPPGALVMLTPLIVGTFFGVETLSGVLAGSLVSGVQIAISASNTGGAWDNAKKYIEAGASEHARSLGPKGSEPHKAAVIGDTIGDPLKDTSGPSLNILIKLMAVESLVFAPFFATHGGLLFKIF, from the exons ATGGCATTGCTCTCTGAGCTTGCAACGGAGATCGTGATCCCGGTCTGCGCGTTGGTCGGAATCGCGTTCTCACTCGTGCAGTGGCTTTTTGTCTCGCGCGTGAAACTCACTCCTGAGCGCAACGCTCCCTCGTCCGCAAACAAGAATGGTTACGGCGACTACCTGATCGAAGAGGAGGAAGGCATCAACGACCAGAATGTCGTCCTCAAGTGCGCTGAGATTCAGAGCGCCATCTCTGAAG GAGCGACATCCTTTCTCTTCACTGAATATCAGTATGTTGGGGTCTTCATGATTGCATTTGcaattttgatcttcctcttccTTGGCTCTGTGGAGGGATTCAGCATGAAGAACCGTCCCTGCACTTATGATTCCCAAAAACTGTGCAAGCCAGCACTTGCAACTGCAATTTTTAGCACTGTCTCTTTTTTGCTTGGTGGTTTCACCTCAGTTATGTCCGGTTACCTTGGTATGAAAATTGCTACTTATGCCAATGCAAGGACTACATTGGAAGCAAGAAAGGGCGTAGGGAAAGCCTTCATTATTGCATTCAGATCTGGTGCAGTGATGGGCTTTCTCCTTGCTGCAAATGgtcttttatttctttacatTGCCATTAATCTTTTCAAGCTTTACTATGGTGATGATTGGGAAGGCCTTTTTGAGGCTATCACTGGTTATGGCCTTGGTGGATCCTCCATGGCACTCTTTGGAAGAGTTGGCGGCGGTATTTATACCAAGGCTGCAGATGTTGGTGCTGACCTTGTAGGGAAGGTTGAGAGGAATATTCCAGAAGACGATCCAAGAAACCCTGCT GTGATCGCAGACAATGTTGGTGATAATGTGGGTGATATAGCTGGAATGGGATCTGATCTTTTTGGCTCATATGCTGAATCATCTTGTGCTGCCCTCGTTGTTGCTTCCATCTCCTCTTTTGGAATCAACCACGATTTCACTGCAATGTGTTATCCACTTCTCATCAGTTCTATGGGTATCCTTGTCTGTTTGGTCACGACCCTCTTTGCAACTGATTTCTTTGAGATCAAGGCCGTCAAGGAAATTGAACCAGCACTGAAAAAGCAACTCATTATCTCCACTGTTCTCATGACCGTGGGAATTGCGATTGTTAGCTGGATTGCTCTACCATCATCTTTCACAATTTACAATTTTGGTGTTCAAAAAGTTGTGAAAAATTG GGAGCTCTTCTTGTGCGTGGGTGTTGGTCTTTGGGCTGGACTTATTATTGGGTTTGTAACAGAATATTATACTAGCAATGCGTACAG CCCGGTGCAAGATGTTGCTGATTCCTGCAGGACTGGAGCTGCCACCAATGTTATATTTGGCCTTGCTTTGGGATACAAATCTGTCATCATTCCAATCTTTGCCATTGCAGTTGGCATTTTTGTTAGTTTTAGCTTTGCTGCAATGTATGGTATAGCAGTGGCTGCCCTTGGAATGCTGAGCACCATTGCTACTGGATTGGCCATTGATGCTTATGGACCCATCAGTGACAATGCTGGAGGCATTGCTGAGATGGCAGGCATGAGCCATCGAATCCGTGAGAGAACCGATGCCCTTGATGCTGCTGGGAACACCACTGCTGCGATTGGCAAG GGATTTGCTATTGGATCTGCAGCGCTTGTGTCTTTGGCTCTATTTGGTGCCTTTGTGAGTCGTGCTGCAATTTCAACTGTTGACGTACTAACCCCCAAGGTCTTCATTGGACTGATTGTGGGTGCCATGCTTCCTTACTGGTTCTCTGCCATGACCATGAAGAGTGTAGGAAGTGCAGCCTTGAAAATGGTTGAGGAGGTTCGCAGGCAATTCAACACTATTCCAGGTCTCTTGGAGGGTCATGCCAAGCCTGACTATGCTACCTGTGTCAAGATTTCTACGGATGCATCCATCAAGGAGATGATTCCTCCGGGTGCCCTTGTCATGCTTACACCTCTTATTGTTGGAACCTTCTTTGGTGTGGAAACACTATCTGGTGTTCTGGCTGGTTCACTTGTTTCTGGTGTTCAG ATAGCAATATCTGCATCTAACACTGGTGGTGCATGGGATAATGCAAAGAAGTATATTGAG GCTGGTGCCTCGGAGCATGCAAGGAGCCTTGGCCCAAAGGGTTCTGAGCCACACAAGGCAGCTGTGATTGGTGACACCATTGGAGACCCGCTCAAGGACACCTCCGGCCCATCACTAAACATCCTCATTAAGCTCATGGCAGTTGAGTCTCTGGTGTTTGCTCCTTTCTTTGCCACACACGGCGGCCTGCTTTTTAAGATCTTCTGA
- the LOC122284505 gene encoding protein SRG1-like, with the protein MAGVTFLSAEVLLSKRVQDMVLNGEEPPPLYICRDGDANEDVSSASSSIPIIDLSLLSSSAPGSKQEEELENLRSALCSWGCFQAVGHNISSSFLEELRQVGREFFQQPIQEKKKQAKGVEEFEGYGADPVPEEGQPLDWSDRLFLDVYPEDRRKTKFWPENPASFRVVLEEYTVKMKMFTEIVSKAMAKSLSLEENCFLNQFGERGPLQARFNYYSCCQRPDLVLGLKPHADGSGYTVILQDDVEGLQILKDGQWLTVPTISHALLVLMGDQMEIMTNGMFKSPVHRVVTNSERERISVAVFYTPEPNKEIGPEEGLVSEERPKLFKKVKDYADTHWEFYQRGMRALHVAKV; encoded by the exons ATGGCCGGAGTTACCTTTCTCTCGGCGGAGGTATTGCTATCAAAGCGCGTCCAGGATATGGTCCTCAATGGTGAAGAACCACCACCACTATATATTTGTAGAGATGGTGATGCAAACGAAGATGTTTCTTCTGCATCATCTTCGATTCCCATCATCGACCTGAGTCTCCTCTCATCTTCAGCACCAGGCAGTAAACAAGAAGAGGAACTAGAGAATCTTCGGTCAGCACTCTGTTCATGGGGCTGCTTTCAG GCAGTGGGTCATAACATTTCAAGTTCATTTCTGGAGGAGTTGCGTCAGGTGGGAAGGGAATTCTTCCAGCAGCCGATCcaagagaagaagaagcaagCTAAAGGGGTTGAAGAGTTTGAAGGGTACGGAGCGGATCCGGTCCCTGAAGAAGGTCAGCCCCTTGACTGGTCCGATCGCTTGTTTCTTGATGTGTACCCAGAAGATCGAAGGAAGACCAAATTCTGGCCAGAAAACCCTGCATCCTTCAG AGTTGTTCTAGAAGAATACACTGTAAAGATGAAGATGTTTACAGAGATCGTTTCCAAAGCCATGGCAAAGTCCTTGAGTTTAGAAGAAAATTGCTTCTTGAATCAGTTTGGGGAACGAGGACCGCTTCAAGCGCGTTTTAACTACTACTCATGTTGTCAAAGGCCTGATCTTGTTCTCGGCCTCAAGCCTCATGCAGATGGATCAGGATACACAGTTATCTTGCAAGATGATGTAGAAGGTCTTCAAATCCTCAAAGATGGACAATGGCTTACAGTTCCTACTATTTCTCATGCTCTCCTAGTCCTCATGGGCGATCAAATGGAG ATAATGACCAATGGGATGTTCAAGAGCCCAGTGCATAGGGTAGTGACCAACTCGGAGAGGGAGAGAATTTCTGTGGCTGTGTTCTATACGCCTGAACCAAACAAAGAGATTGGACCAGAAGAAGGGTTGGTCAGCGAGGAAAGACCAAAGTTATTCAAGAAGGTGAAAGACTATGCAGATACACACTGGGAATTCTACCAGAGAGGAATGAGAGCACTTCATGTTGCTAAAGTCTAG
- the LOC122284537 gene encoding calcineurin subunit B-like isoform X1: MGQAPSMLTQYDIEEVQEHCNNLCGLSLSYNLFSQQEIVSLYQRFCQLDRNAKGFISADEFLSVPEFAMNPLSQRLLKMVDGLNFKDFVAFLSAFSAKATIQHKIEFIFRVYDSDSNGKVSFNDILEVLRDLSGSFLSDKQREQVLSQVLAETGYTKESYLMLDDFIKVLGSSDLKIEVEVPVD, encoded by the exons ATGGGGCAGGCTCCATCTATGCTAACGCAGTATGATATCGAGGAAGTGCAGGAACACTGCAATAATCTATGTGGGTTATCCTTGTCTTATAATTTAT TTTCCCAGCAAGAAATAGTCTCTTTATATCAAAGATTTTGCCAACTTGATCGGAATGCAAAGGGTTTTATCTCGGCTGATGAATTCTTATCGGTTCCTGAGTTTGCCATGAATCCGCTTTCTCAG AGGCTGCTTAAGATGGTGGATGGCTTGAATTTCAAGGACTTCGTAGCTTTCTTGTCGGCCTTTAGTGCTAAAGCTactatacaacataaaattgAGT TTATTTTCAGAGTATATGATTCAGACAGTAATGGAAAGGTGTCTTTCAATGACATATTAGAAGTGCTTCGGGATTTGTCAGGTTCATTCCTGTCTGATAAGCAAAGAGAG CAAGTATTGAGCCAAGTCTTGGCAGAAACGGGTTACACAAAGGAATCTTATTTAATGTTGGATGACTTCATTAAG GTTCTTGGCAGTTCTGACTTAAAAATAGAGGTTGAAGTTCCAGTTGACTAA
- the LOC122284537 gene encoding calcineurin subunit B-like isoform X2 — translation MGQAPSMLTQYDIEEVQEHCNNLFSQQEIVSLYQRFCQLDRNAKGFISADEFLSVPEFAMNPLSQRLLKMVDGLNFKDFVAFLSAFSAKATIQHKIEFIFRVYDSDSNGKVSFNDILEVLRDLSGSFLSDKQREQVLSQVLAETGYTKESYLMLDDFIKVLGSSDLKIEVEVPVD, via the exons ATGGGGCAGGCTCCATCTATGCTAACGCAGTATGATATCGAGGAAGTGCAGGAACACTGCAATAATCTAT TTTCCCAGCAAGAAATAGTCTCTTTATATCAAAGATTTTGCCAACTTGATCGGAATGCAAAGGGTTTTATCTCGGCTGATGAATTCTTATCGGTTCCTGAGTTTGCCATGAATCCGCTTTCTCAG AGGCTGCTTAAGATGGTGGATGGCTTGAATTTCAAGGACTTCGTAGCTTTCTTGTCGGCCTTTAGTGCTAAAGCTactatacaacataaaattgAGT TTATTTTCAGAGTATATGATTCAGACAGTAATGGAAAGGTGTCTTTCAATGACATATTAGAAGTGCTTCGGGATTTGTCAGGTTCATTCCTGTCTGATAAGCAAAGAGAG CAAGTATTGAGCCAAGTCTTGGCAGAAACGGGTTACACAAAGGAATCTTATTTAATGTTGGATGACTTCATTAAG GTTCTTGGCAGTTCTGACTTAAAAATAGAGGTTGAAGTTCCAGTTGACTAA
- the LOC122284537 gene encoding calcineurin subunit B-like isoform X3: protein MGQAPSMLTQYDIEEVQEHCNNLCGLSLSYNLFSQQEIVSLYQRFCQLDRNAKGFISADEFLSVPEFAMNPLSQRLLKMVDGLNFKDFVAFLSAFSAKATIQHKIEFIFRVYDSDSNGKVSFNDILEVLRDLSGSFLSDKQREVLKRMQHYKFCFILNSYDKG from the exons ATGGGGCAGGCTCCATCTATGCTAACGCAGTATGATATCGAGGAAGTGCAGGAACACTGCAATAATCTATGTGGGTTATCCTTGTCTTATAATTTAT TTTCCCAGCAAGAAATAGTCTCTTTATATCAAAGATTTTGCCAACTTGATCGGAATGCAAAGGGTTTTATCTCGGCTGATGAATTCTTATCGGTTCCTGAGTTTGCCATGAATCCGCTTTCTCAG AGGCTGCTTAAGATGGTGGATGGCTTGAATTTCAAGGACTTCGTAGCTTTCTTGTCGGCCTTTAGTGCTAAAGCTactatacaacataaaattgAGT TTATTTTCAGAGTATATGATTCAGACAGTAATGGAAAGGTGTCTTTCAATGACATATTAGAAGTGCTTCGGGATTTGTCAGGTTCATTCCTGTCTGATAAGCAAAGAGAGGTATTAAAAAGGATGCAACATTATAAGTTTTGTTTCATCCTTAACTCATACGATAAGGGATAA
- the LOC122284521 gene encoding uncharacterized protein LOC122284521, whose protein sequence is MLASAQQLGQKLIYISHVQTRVHTLCRRKINMSTSLELQIHSSLMELSRFKNFITTSVRNHTANDGYWSSNEILRDFIGKFDKLCLEADAITGKQKQPDQCSLEVNSSRGIKLSAGPMDSAPNKILKPLGCSGNKVCISSCKGKAVMQTGMVEQLNERLEILEEETETMKKDLFGVLEERRTLVNEIYEQFQIIQHCLCLRNQAIGETCPRDHTLIAEHALHMIRCDIVAVELKAFFVMHVPLYEQDGRMADLSLLSPEILDLT, encoded by the exons ATGCTAGCTTCTGCACAGCAGTTGGGCCAGAAGTTGATCTATATCTCTCACGTACAAACACGTGTACATACTTTGTGCAGGAGGAAAATAAACATGTCGACCTCGCTTGAGTTACAAATTCATTCGTCACTAATGGAGCTTTCAAGATTCAAGAATTTTATAACCACCAGTGTGAGAAATCATACGGCTAATGATGGATACTGGTCCAGCAATGAAATTTTGAGGGATTTCATCGGTAAGTTTGATAAGTTGTGTCTTGAGGCAGATGCAATCACTGGAAAGCAGAAACAACCAGATCAATGCAGTTTGGAAGTGAATAGTTCACGTGGTATAAAACTGTCAGCAGGTCCAATGGATTCAgctccaaataaaattttgaagcCGCTGGGTTGTTCAGGGAACAAAGTTTGCATCAGTTCTTGCAAGGGGAAGGCAGTGATGCAGACTGGTATGGTTGAACAGCTTAACGAACGACTGGAGATCCTTGAAGAAGAAACTGAAACTATGAAGAAAGATCTTTTTGGGGTTTTGGAAGAAAGGAGAACGCTGGTGAATGAGATATATGAGCAGTTTCAGATTATACAGCATTGCCTTTGCCTCCGAAATCAAGCTATAGGAGAAACATGTCCCCGTGATCATACTCTGATAGCAGAACACGCCCTTCACATGATAAGATGTGATAT TGTAGCTGTTGAATTGAAGGCTTTTTTCGTGATGCATGTCCCACTGTATGAACAAGATGGAAGAATGGCAGATCTGTCTCTTCTCTCCCCAGAAATCCTAGATCTAACATGA
- the LOC122303451 gene encoding uncharacterized protein LOC122303451 — translation MESAMSASQSSSVVNDFRMESPTCWCGLKTQLKTSHMSKNPGRRFFACPNYKTGDARCEFFVWADILHLLDENFRARENKATSFLLNDVLQREYAVRKREDKVREMAKNLKKQKRKLLILYWILTFVIVFIWFA, via the exons ATGG AATCAGCCATGTCAGCATCTCAATCATCAtctgttgttaatgattttcGCATGGAATCTCCAACttgttggtgtggtttgaaaACACAACTAAAGACATCTCACATGTCAAAAAATCCCGGAAGGAGATTTTTCGCTTGCCCAAACTATAAAACG GGAGATGCAAGGTGTGAATTTTTTGTATGGGCCGATATACTTCATTTGCTAGATGAAAATTTTCGTGCCCGTGAGAATAAGGCGACAAGTTTTTTGTTGAATGATGTATTGCAGCGCGAGTATGCTGTTCGGAAACGGGAAGATAAAGTGAGAGAGATGGCAAAGAATCTGAAAAAGCAAAAGCGAAAACTTCTGATTTTGTACTGGATTCTGACATTTGTAATAGTGTTTATTTGGTTTGCATAA